In Astyanax mexicanus isolate ESR-SI-001 chromosome 17, AstMex3_surface, whole genome shotgun sequence, a single window of DNA contains:
- the LOC103027798 gene encoding proline-rich protein 7, with amino-acid sequence MVMSQGTYTFLACFAGFWLVWALIVMVCCFCSFVQRKLKRRREQRLREHCLRALEMEPLECAAAAGYPPARETPQFCPVPQMISPQVPIAHTIPQANWTPPQVPAVPVDSELCGKPPCYEEAVLMEDPPPPYSEVLADPRGGTYTKPAPRCSRDHQESETRKMAPPMTVFPERGYSSLIRLPSARRWDSLGHLLSTMDLNHNNLPAEPQASAIATMPREGRTHTDLGLRSLRGLDHNYGLPTAFPLLGRSTAV; translated from the exons ATGGTGATGTCTCAGGGTACCTACACTTTCCTGGCATGCTTCGCCGGATTCTGGCTGGTCTGGGCACTTATTGTAATGGTATGCTGCTTCTGTAGCTTTGTGCAGCGCAAGCTCAAGCGCCGACGCGAGCAGAGGTTGCGGGAGCACTGTCTTCGGGCCCTGGAGATGGAACCTCTAGAATGTGCGGCAGCAGCAGGGTACCCCCCTGCCAGAGAGACCCCCCAGTTTTGTCCGGTACCTCAGATGATATCTCCACAAGTGCCAATCGCCCACACCATTCCCCAGGCAAATTGGACTCCACCACAAG TTCCTGCTGTCCCGGTTGACAGTGAACTTTGCGGGAAACCCCCTTGCTATGAGGAAGCGGTTTTGATGGAGGATCCTCCACCCCCTTACAGCGAAGTTCTCGCAGATCCCAGAGGAGGAACTTACACTAAACCTGCGCCACGCTGCTCCAGGGACCACCAGGAGTCAGAAACCAGGAAAATGGCACCGCCAATGACTGTGTTCCCTGAACGTGGATACTCTTCTCTCATCCGTCTGCCCTCCGCCAGACGCTGGGACTCCCTGGGACACCTGCTGTCCACCATGGACCTCAACCACAACAACCTGCCAGCAGAGCCCCAGGCTTCGGCCATCGCCACCATGCCTCGCGAGGGCCGGACTCACACGGACCTGGGCCTGCGGAGCCTCAGGGGTTTGGATCACAACTATGGACTACCTACAGCCTTCCCCCTGCTTGGTCGGAGTACGGCGGTGTGA